Proteins encoded within one genomic window of Nitrososphaerales archaeon:
- a CDS encoding peroxiredoxin, translating to MPELKVGNKAPDFIAQTTDGKLGLNDYRGKNLVLYFYVRDHTLGCTMQSCSLRDRINEIKAQNAEVLGVSVDDLESHRRFKEKEKLNFPLVADVDFSISKLFGAFNEKRQISRRMTFVIDKDGIIRYILSRVDVRGHAKEVVEVLQKMK from the coding sequence ATGCCAGAACTAAAAGTCGGCAACAAAGCGCCTGATTTTATAGCGCAAACTACTGACGGAAAGTTGGGCCTTAATGACTATAGAGGAAAAAATTTAGTGCTTTATTTTTATGTCAGGGATCACACGCTAGGATGCACAATGCAATCTTGCAGTCTACGCGATCGCATTAATGAAATAAAAGCCCAAAATGCTGAAGTCTTGGGTGTAAGTGTCGATGATCTTGAATCACATAGGCGATTCAAGGAAAAAGAAAAGCTGAACTTCCCTCTTGTGGCAGATGTGGATTTTAGCATAAGCAAATTATTTGGTGCATTCAATGAGAAAAGACAGATATCAAGAAGGATGACATTCGTCATAGATAAAGATGGAATAATCAGATACATATTATCCAGAGTCGATGTGAGGGGGCATGCAAAAGAAGTTGTTGAGGTTCTACAAAAAATGAAGTGA
- a CDS encoding metallophosphoesterase, producing the protein MTKVRILHPHPAILLEAEQRYVVISDLHIGFESMFTTRGVNLSSDTYVDEMLDELHSIIMKEKPDAVILLGDIKSSVHTITRSEWINIPKFLQSLSKVAKVFLIPGNHDGNIRHLVPRSVIMMSNKGMLLDDTLLIHGHTTPTKTGTVNRIIMGHVHPVFLRQGSAVSGQRVWIYLKADKQKIFSNRKGIFDIIVMPSFNKYFYYSMQSSHYRKSISPILKKVTEKVESAIVSTLDGSIVGNEALLQQII; encoded by the coding sequence ATGACGAAAGTACGAATACTGCACCCTCACCCTGCGATCCTTTTGGAAGCAGAGCAACGGTATGTGGTAATATCGGATCTGCATATTGGCTTTGAAAGCATGTTTACTACAAGAGGCGTGAACTTAAGTTCTGATACATATGTTGATGAAATGCTTGACGAATTACACTCAATCATAATGAAAGAGAAACCTGACGCTGTAATTCTGTTAGGGGATATCAAGAGCAGTGTGCATACAATAACAAGATCTGAATGGATAAACATTCCAAAGTTTTTGCAATCATTATCCAAAGTTGCAAAGGTATTTCTTATACCAGGTAATCATGATGGTAACATAAGGCACCTTGTACCTAGAAGTGTTATAATGATGAGCAACAAGGGCATGCTGCTAGATGATACATTGTTGATTCACGGACATACTACACCAACTAAAACAGGCACTGTAAACAGAATAATAATGGGTCATGTTCACCCCGTTTTTCTAAGACAGGGGAGTGCCGTAAGTGGACAGAGGGTATGGATTTATCTTAAAGCTGATAAACAAAAAATATTCAGCAACAGAAAGGGAATTTTTGATATAATAGTGATGCCAAGCTTCAACAAATATTTCTATTACTCCATGCAAAGTTCGCATTATAGGAAATCTATATCGCCTATATTAAAGAAGGTAACAGAAAAAGTAGAGAGTGCGATAGTATCAACGCTTGATGGTTCCATAGTGGGTAATGAGGCATTGCTTCAGCAGATCATTTGA